A window from Pseudomonadales bacterium encodes these proteins:
- a CDS encoding secretin and TonB N-terminal domain-containing protein — protein sequence MSPHAHATLRRLVLTLLLLLGGCATHPAIDESDRLIAQGHTEEGVLRLAQAVQENPDDHQLQGRYLRQRERLLGQLSEAAASEREAGRIDAAEALYQRMLKLDANNQRARNGLTEVAMERRHQAALAEVRVLMAQNDTAAAERILRTLVAENPLNSEAKRLLQDVRRKAQQSEEPLRRALKSPFTAPISLEFHDAEMKTVFEMISRSAGINFVFDKDVKSQTKVTLFVRDTSIDEVVRLILATNQLERKMLNENSVLIYPNTPAKAKEYQELVTRSFYLANAEVKQAQALVKTLVKSKDIFVDEKLNLLVIKDTPEAVRMAERLLESLDIAEPEVMLELEVMEMTRSKLRELGLRYPDRIGYGLLRNPNIVLQPTQGVGGQVVPEAGAEVAPGVVDLSNADELTAYVTNPALVLNLRNEAGDGSLLANPRIRVKNRSRAKIHIGDKLPVFTTTSTANVGVSSSVSYLDVGLKLDIEPNVYLDDEVSMKVDLEVSSVVKEVPGPAGSLAYQIGSRTAGTVLRLKNGETQVLAGLISDEERSSANRLPGLGDIPVVGRLFSNQRDSGSKTEIILLITPRVVRNLALPEGATAVNAAGSEAAVGAPALRVNQTGLHGLSLSSQPAGGSAVVSPPLSEQPAEPVETPELPLPPPAPEPPSLPPEPAAMPALPLPAARTPPLPAPQ from the coding sequence ATGTCACCTCACGCGCACGCCACGCTTCGCCGCCTCGTGCTGACCCTGTTGCTGCTGCTGGGCGGCTGTGCGACCCACCCGGCGATCGACGAGAGCGATCGACTGATCGCGCAGGGGCACACCGAAGAGGGGGTGCTGCGGCTGGCGCAGGCGGTGCAGGAAAATCCCGACGACCATCAATTGCAGGGGCGCTATCTGCGTCAGCGTGAGCGGCTGCTCGGCCAGTTGTCCGAAGCTGCGGCTTCCGAGCGCGAGGCAGGCCGGATCGATGCGGCCGAAGCGCTCTACCAGCGCATGCTGAAGCTCGATGCCAACAACCAGCGCGCCCGCAACGGCCTGACCGAGGTCGCGATGGAGCGTCGGCACCAGGCCGCCCTCGCCGAGGTCAGGGTCCTGATGGCCCAGAACGACACCGCGGCCGCCGAACGCATCCTGCGTACGCTGGTGGCCGAGAATCCGCTCAACAGCGAAGCGAAACGGCTGTTGCAGGATGTGCGGCGCAAGGCGCAGCAGAGCGAGGAGCCGCTCAGGCGCGCGCTCAAGTCACCCTTCACCGCACCGATCAGCCTGGAGTTTCACGACGCCGAGATGAAGACGGTGTTCGAGATGATCTCGCGCAGCGCCGGGATCAACTTCGTCTTCGACAAGGACGTCAAGTCGCAGACCAAGGTGACGCTGTTCGTGCGCGACACCTCGATCGATGAGGTGGTGCGGCTGATTCTCGCCACCAACCAGCTCGAGCGCAAAATGCTCAACGAGAACTCGGTGCTGATCTACCCCAACACCCCGGCCAAGGCCAAGGAATATCAGGAGCTGGTGACCCGCAGCTTCTATCTGGCCAATGCCGAGGTGAAGCAGGCGCAGGCGCTGGTGAAGACACTGGTCAAGAGCAAGGACATCTTCGTCGATGAGAAGCTCAACCTGCTGGTGATCAAGGACACCCCCGAGGCGGTGCGGATGGCCGAACGGCTGCTCGAATCGCTCGACATTGCCGAGCCCGAGGTGATGCTGGAGCTCGAGGTGATGGAGATGACCCGCAGCAAGCTGCGCGAGCTGGGGCTGCGTTACCCCGACCGGATCGGCTACGGGTTGTTGCGCAACCCCAACATCGTGTTGCAGCCCACCCAGGGGGTCGGCGGGCAGGTGGTACCGGAGGCCGGGGCCGAGGTGGCGCCTGGCGTGGTCGATCTGAGCAATGCCGATGAACTGACCGCTTATGTGACCAACCCGGCGCTGGTGCTCAACCTGCGCAACGAGGCCGGCGATGGCAGCCTGCTGGCCAATCCGCGCATCCGGGTCAAGAACCGCTCGCGGGCCAAGATCCACATCGGCGACAAGCTGCCGGTCTTTACCACCACCTCGACCGCCAATGTCGGCGTCTCCTCCTCGGTCTCCTACCTCGACGTCGGGCTCAAGCTCGACATCGAGCCCAACGTCTATCTCGACGACGAAGTCTCGATGAAGGTCGACCTCGAAGTGAGCAGCGTCGTCAAGGAGGTGCCGGGGCCCGCCGGCTCACTGGCCTATCAGATCGGCAGTCGCACTGCCGGCACCGTGCTGCGGCTGAAGAATGGCGAGACCCAGGTGCTGGCCGGCCTGATCAGCGACGAGGAGCGCAGCAGCGCCAACCGGCTGCCGGGCCTCGGCGACATCCCGGTCGTCGGCCGGCTCTTCTCCAATCAGCGCGACAGTGGCAGCAAGACCGAGATCATCCTGCTGATCACCCCACGGGTCGTGCGCAATCTGGCACTGCCGGAGGGCGCCACGGCGGTGAACGCAGCGGGCTCCGAGGCCGCGGTGGGCGCCCCGGCACTGCGGGTGAACCAGACGGGGCTGCATGGCCTGTCACTCTCATCGCAGCCGGCGGGCGGCTCTGCCGTGGTGTCGCCGCCGCTGTCAGAGCAGCCGGCCGAACCGGTCGAGACGCCCGAGCTGCCACTGCCGCCACCCGCCCCCGAACCGCCGTCACTGCCGCCGGAACCGGCCGCCATGCCGGCGCTGCCACTGCCTGCAGCGAGGACGCCGCCACTGCCGGCGCCGCAGTGA
- a CDS encoding type II secretion system protein: MQRRSRGFTLLELVVTVAIIGVLASVALPFGELTVQRMKERDLRSALRQIRDGLDAYRQAVDEGRIRGRADGSGYPRSLDELVAGVEDARSPSGAKIYFLRRLPRDPFAAPQLPAADSWGKRAYRSPPDAPFEGEDVFDVYSRSQRIGLNGVPYREW, from the coding sequence ATGCAGCGCCGCAGCCGGGGCTTCACGCTGCTCGAACTGGTGGTGACGGTGGCGATCATCGGCGTGCTGGCCTCGGTGGCGCTGCCCTTTGGCGAACTGACCGTGCAGCGGATGAAGGAGCGTGATCTGCGCAGTGCGCTGCGGCAGATTCGTGACGGTCTCGATGCCTACCGCCAGGCGGTGGATGAAGGGCGCATCCGCGGCCGGGCCGACGGCTCCGGTTATCCCCGTTCGCTCGATGAGCTGGTCGCAGGGGTCGAGGATGCCAGGAGCCCCAGCGGGGCGAAGATCTATTTTTTGCGCCGCCTGCCGCGCGATCCCTTTGCCGCGCCCCAGCTGCCGGCGGCCGACAGCTGGGGCAAGCGTGCCTACCGCAGTCCACCCGATGCACCCTTCGAGGGCGAGGATGTGTTCGATGTTTACTCGCGTTCGCAGCGGATCGGCCTGAACGGGGTGCCCTACCGTGAATGGTGA
- a CDS encoding prepilin-type N-terminal cleavage/methylation domain-containing protein has product MNGDRRRGFTLIELLVVMAIIATLLSIVAPRYFTHLDRAREAALRETLVVVRDAIDKFHGDTGRYPESLEELVSRRYLRTLPIDPVSESSETWILLPPPAEPAEPTDPADTQAASGVWDIRSGAGGEAQPYAQW; this is encoded by the coding sequence GTGAATGGTGACCGGCGCCGTGGCTTCACGCTGATCGAACTGCTGGTGGTGATGGCGATCATCGCCACGCTGCTCAGCATCGTCGCGCCGCGCTACTTCACCCACCTCGACCGGGCGCGCGAGGCGGCGCTGCGCGAGACGCTGGTGGTGGTGCGCGATGCGATCGACAAGTTTCATGGCGACACCGGCCGCTACCCGGAGAGTCTCGAAGAGCTGGTGAGCCGGCGCTATCTGCGCACGCTGCCGATCGATCCGGTCAGCGAGAGCAGCGAGACCTGGATCCTGCTGCCGCCACCGGCCGAGCCCGCCGAGCCGACCGATCCGGCCGACACGCAGGCCGCCAGCGGTGTCTGGGACATCCGCAGTGGCGCCGGCGGCGAGGCGCAGCCCTATGCGCAGTGGTGA
- a CDS encoding type II secretion system protein, with amino-acid sequence MRSGERLGSAAAQRGFGYLLALFAIAAIGLLLAGAGEVWSTTMQREKEAELLWIGEQFRRALSRYQQSSPEAASRAPATLQELLEDRRFPTPRRHLRQIYRDPLTGQRDWGLVRLDGRIVAIHSLSSARPLKQRFDGRDADLTGKQRYSDWLFSATVAGDAAGESMRVPE; translated from the coding sequence ATGCGCAGTGGTGAGCGGTTGGGCTCGGCTGCGGCCCAGCGCGGCTTCGGCTATCTGCTGGCGCTGTTTGCGATTGCCGCCATCGGCCTGCTGCTGGCCGGTGCCGGCGAGGTCTGGTCCACGACGATGCAGCGCGAGAAGGAGGCCGAGCTGCTCTGGATCGGCGAGCAGTTCCGTCGGGCGCTCAGCCGTTACCAACAGAGCTCGCCCGAGGCGGCCAGCCGCGCTCCGGCGACGCTGCAGGAGCTGCTGGAGGATCGCCGCTTTCCGACGCCACGCCGTCATCTGCGGCAGATCTACCGCGATCCGCTGACCGGTCAGCGCGACTGGGGGCTGGTCCGGCTCGATGGCCGCATCGTCGCCATCCACAGCCTGTCGAGCGCACGGCCGCTGAAGCAGCGCTTCGACGGGCGCGATGCCGACCTGACCGGCAAGCAGCGCTACAGCGACTGGCTGTTCAGCGCCACCGTGGCCGGTGACGCCGCCGGCGAGTCGATGAGGGTGCCAGAGTGA
- a CDS encoding helix-turn-helix transcriptional regulator, with product MSDDILLSSQDREHLLFTIEASLKIGRRFQFFLWAQGVLQGVIPHRTLLCAHGDLEKRQLSHLSFSADAQPDRQTGQALDPPLHDLLPRLVTLWLREGGTPCLLGADALPEADVQSGRWQLLRALREADLDHVAAHGLRQMQGGQGSFFVFIGTVPYGPRDRHLLELLVPHLHAALQRLLANEPDEADAAPDAIERLLTPRERQVLHWVRNGKSNKEIGRLLGISPLTVKNHVQRILVKLKVNNRTQAANEGSAAKPPADETAD from the coding sequence GTGAGTGACGACATCCTGCTCAGCAGTCAGGACCGCGAGCACCTGCTGTTCACCATCGAGGCCTCGCTGAAGATCGGCCGGCGCTTCCAGTTCTTTCTCTGGGCGCAAGGGGTGCTGCAGGGAGTGATTCCCCATCGGACGCTGCTGTGCGCCCATGGTGACCTCGAGAAGCGCCAACTCAGCCACCTGAGCTTCTCTGCCGATGCCCAGCCCGACCGTCAGACCGGGCAGGCGCTCGACCCGCCGCTGCATGACCTGCTGCCCCGGCTGGTCACGCTCTGGCTGCGCGAGGGGGGCACGCCCTGTCTGCTCGGTGCCGACGCGCTGCCCGAGGCCGATGTACAGAGCGGACGCTGGCAACTGCTGCGTGCGCTGCGGGAGGCCGATCTCGACCATGTCGCCGCCCATGGCCTGCGGCAGATGCAGGGCGGGCAGGGCAGCTTCTTCGTCTTCATCGGCACTGTGCCCTATGGCCCGCGCGACCGCCACCTGCTCGAACTGCTGGTGCCGCACCTGCACGCCGCGCTGCAGCGGCTGCTGGCCAATGAGCCCGACGAGGCGGACGCCGCGCCCGATGCCATCGAGCGGCTGCTCACCCCGCGTGAGCGGCAGGTGCTGCACTGGGTGCGCAACGGCAAGAGCAACAAGGAGATCGGGCGGCTCCTCGGCATCAGTCCGCTGACGGTCAAGAACCATGTGCAGCGGATTCTGGTCAAGCTCAAGGTCAACAACCGCACCCAGGCCGCCAACGAAGGCAGTGCGGCGAAGCCGCCAGCCGACGAAACGGCCGATTGA
- a CDS encoding ShlB/FhaC/HecB family hemolysin secretion/activation protein, which yields MPRGCRFDARMPRRLARWLPCALLPWSALLSAEAPAAAPLRFDVLVYLVDGNSVLSTPEIERAVYPFLGPQRSVQEIEAARAALEKAYQQRGYLTVSVELPEQQVENGEVRLQVVEGRVEKLRVTGARYHLPSTIREGLPSLAAGSVPQFGQVQQELADLGRQPDRRLTPLLRPGKAPGTLEVELQVEEQLPLHGTLEANSKQSPNTVAGRLEGGLRYDNLFQLGHTLGLNWILAPGNPDHADILTLNYGLPFAGGDYAYAFITRSDSDVPTGVGGATVVKGTSLGARYRIDLPNRGGLFSHGFSFGVDHKDNQDDLTQAGLLVPRSLKYWSLAARYDQSRFDSGDGVTANFDLNLTLGIRGLAERTVDCDGVPTDQFACKRFNAQPNFMVWRAAAEQRRPLWSGWTLRLRGEAQWANGPLVSQEQYGSGGSSSVRGYQEYEQFGDQGGLLSLELGTPPFWQWSALKFSALGFVERGQAWLIDALPGEDASMALASYGLGLAAEGDGFSSRFEWGMPLFSTRHTRRNDGLFYLSARGEF from the coding sequence ATGCCGCGAGGCTGTCGATTCGATGCACGGATGCCCCGCCGGTTGGCGCGCTGGCTGCCGTGCGCGCTGCTGCCGTGGAGCGCGCTGCTGTCCGCCGAGGCGCCGGCCGCAGCGCCATTGCGTTTTGATGTGCTGGTCTATCTGGTCGATGGCAACAGCGTGCTGTCGACGCCGGAGATCGAGCGGGCGGTCTACCCGTTTCTGGGTCCGCAGCGCAGCGTGCAGGAGATCGAAGCCGCCCGCGCGGCATTGGAGAAGGCCTATCAGCAGCGCGGCTACCTGACCGTCAGCGTCGAACTGCCGGAGCAGCAGGTGGAGAATGGCGAGGTGCGGTTGCAGGTGGTCGAGGGCCGGGTGGAGAAGCTGCGTGTGACCGGGGCCAGATACCACCTGCCGAGCACGATTCGCGAAGGCTTGCCCAGTCTGGCCGCCGGCAGCGTGCCGCAGTTCGGTCAGGTGCAGCAGGAGCTGGCCGATCTGGGGCGGCAGCCCGACCGGCGACTGACGCCACTGCTGCGACCGGGCAAGGCGCCGGGCACGCTGGAGGTGGAGCTGCAGGTCGAAGAGCAGTTGCCGCTGCATGGCACGCTGGAGGCCAACAGCAAGCAGAGCCCCAACACGGTGGCCGGACGGCTCGAAGGGGGGCTGCGCTATGACAACCTGTTCCAGCTTGGCCACACCTTGGGGCTCAACTGGATCCTGGCGCCGGGCAACCCCGACCATGCCGACATTCTGACGCTCAACTACGGGCTGCCGTTCGCAGGGGGCGATTACGCCTATGCCTTCATCACCCGCTCCGACAGCGATGTGCCCACCGGTGTCGGTGGCGCCACCGTGGTCAAGGGCACCTCGCTGGGAGCGCGTTACCGCATCGACCTGCCCAACCGCGGCGGCCTGTTCAGCCACGGCTTCAGCTTCGGGGTCGACCACAAGGACAACCAGGATGACCTGACCCAGGCCGGGCTGCTGGTGCCGCGCTCGCTCAAATACTGGTCGCTGGCGGCGCGTTATGACCAGAGCCGTTTCGACAGTGGCGACGGCGTCACCGCCAACTTCGACCTCAATCTGACGCTCGGCATCCGCGGTCTGGCCGAGCGCACGGTCGACTGCGACGGGGTGCCGACCGATCAGTTCGCCTGCAAGCGCTTCAATGCCCAGCCCAACTTCATGGTCTGGCGCGCTGCCGCCGAGCAGCGGCGCCCGCTCTGGAGCGGCTGGACGCTGCGGCTGCGCGGCGAGGCGCAGTGGGCCAACGGGCCACTGGTGTCGCAGGAGCAGTATGGCAGCGGCGGCAGCAGTTCGGTGCGCGGCTATCAGGAGTATGAGCAGTTTGGCGACCAGGGCGGCCTGCTGAGTCTGGAGCTGGGCACGCCACCCTTCTGGCAGTGGAGCGCGTTGAAATTCAGCGCGCTCGGTTTCGTCGAGCGCGGTCAGGCCTGGCTGATCGACGCGCTGCCCGGCGAGGATGCCAGCATGGCACTCGCCAGCTATGGCCTGGGGCTGGCGGCCGAGGGCGACGGCTTCAGCAGCCGGTTCGAATGGGGCATGCCGCTCTTTTCCACCCGTCACACCCGCCGCAACGATGGGCTGTTCTATCTGTCGGCCCGGGGCGAATTTTGA